Below is a genomic region from Methanocalculus alkaliphilus.
GGGGTTTATCCGCCAGATCATCGGCTGGCGAGAGTATATCAGGGCGGTCTATTATATCGCCGGAAAAAAGGAGAAGGCTTCGAACATACTGAAACTGGCACGGCCGGTTCCACACTGTTTCTGGACCGCTTCCACAGGTATCGAACCTGTTGATACCACGATACACCGTGTACTCACCGGTGCCTATTGCCATCATATTGAGCGGCTCATGGTGCTTGGAAACATCATGCTTCTAGCAGGGTTCCACCCAGATCGGGTATATGACTGGTTTTCTGAGCTCTTTATCGATGCCTATGACTGGGTCATGGTACCCAATGTTTATGGTATGAGCCAGTTCGCGGATGGTGGTATGATGAGTTCGAAACCATACATCTCCGGGTCCCGGTATATTCTGAAAATGAGTGACTACCAGAAAGACGCCTGGTGTGGGATCTGGGATGCACTCTACTGGCGCTTCCTCTATGTACACAGAAACCTCCTGAAGCAGAATCCACGTATGGCGCCTTTTATCAGCTATATCGTCCGCATGCCAGAAGAGAAAAGGGAGCAGCTTATCACAAAGGCTGAACAGTATCTCATCTCAATCGGGGAGTGTACTGGAGCATCAATCTCCTTGATGAATGAATGAGGATCTCACAAGAGCTGATAATTTTTCTTCCCGGTATATGTGATGAAGACGTTTTTCTCAGGTATGGTGCTGCAATGGTTTCGCCAATCTGAATAGACCCCCCGTCAAGCTCATCAGCACAAGCTGGTTGTACTTACCGGAATAAAGAATCCGCCGAAAATCAAATTTCTCTACTTGGTCCTTTTGAATATCTCCTGTAAATCTTTCTTCATATTAGAATCCTCCATACATCTCACGAGGGATGGCCGTTATTAGCACTTTGTTCAACATTTATATTACTGCTTCAGAAAAGGCAATCCCGGAACACTTTCACCCTCCGTGGTATGGTTTTTATTGCGTTTTAGGAATATGAATGATATGAACGGAACAAGGTGATATACATGAATCTTTCAGCACCAGATGTACTGGATATCGATCCAAAAGAGGTCGTCTATGTCTCATTTGTCGGAAATTATATCGGAAATGCGAGCGTTTTTGAAAAACTGTTTGGCACGCTCTGCGGATGGGCAGGCGACAAGCATATGTTCGGGCCGGAGACCCGGCTTCTCTCCGCCTATTACGACGACCCCGATACGACCCCTCCGGAAGAGCTGAGGGTCGATGTCTGTATGACGATCCCCCCCGGAATTGAGATCCCTCTGGACGGGGAGATACAGAGGCAGACACTTCCCGGAGGAAAATATGCCGTGATGCGGGCCGAACTCACCGGACCCGAGGAGTACAGCCCCGCATGGTATGCAATCGCCGGATGGATCAACGAGAATAACCTTGAACTCGATCTCTCACGGCCGGGATATGAGATCTATCTCAACTCTCCGGATGAGGACCCGGAGAAGCTCCACCGTGTTGAGATCTGCCTGGCCCTCAAATAATGGGGGGAGGCAGGACCATGCATACTGGGGGAGAGGGGCGTCCGCCCCTTCACACCGGATCTGAACCCGAATACTCAGCCCCTTAATTCTGCCATCCGAAGCCCGTTTGCAACAGCAAGCAGCTCAGAAACTTCATGCAGGATAACCGCCACCGCGACCCCCATAATTCCCAGTGCTGCTGCCGGTATCATCAGGCCAAGGACAATACAGGAGAAGATGATATTCTGCCCGATGATCGACCGGGACTTCTTTCCATATTGGATGGCGTCTGGAATTCTGCCAAGATCATCAGCCATCAGGGCAACATCCGCCGCCTCAATCGCCACATCACTTCCAATCGCTCCCATCGCGATCCCGACGGTCGCTTCAGCGAGCGCTGGAGCGTCATTGATCCCGTCACCGACCATCATCACACCGCCATATCTCTCTTTCAGGCGGCGAATTTCTGCGATCTTCTCCTCAGGCAGAAGCCCGGATCGCACCTCGGTAATACCCAGAGAGGAGGCAACTGCATCTGCCGTCTCTTTCGTATCGCCGGTGAGCATGATAACAGCAACATCCATCCTCCTGAGTTCTTCAAAGACGGCTGATGCCACCGGACGGATCTGGTCACGGAGGGCGATTGCGCCATAGATCTCATGCTCCGTGCCAACAAGAACAACCGTCTTCCCTTCATTTCTGAGTGTGTCAATCACAGAGATCTGATGGGAGGTCACGGGAAAGAGATCCGGACGGCCGACAGAGATCTGCTCTCCGCGAATCATTGCATGAACACCGGTCCCGTTTGTGACACAGCCGTCAGTGATCTCATAACGAGCGAAGCCACGATCCTCTGCTTCTTTCCGTATTGCTGATGCAAGCGGGTGTGTTGAGCAGTGCTCAACGGATGCGGCATACCGAAGTGTCTCCTCCTCACTCCTCGCAAAGGAGATGACATCGGTTATTCCGGGAGTGCCGGTTGTGAGTGTGCCTGTTTTATCAAAAGCGACCGCACGGACCGTTCCGAGATTCTCAAGATGGATTCCTCCCTTGATGAGGATGCCCCGGCGCCCTGCAGTACCGATACCGGCAGCAACGGCTACTGGTGTTGAGATGACGAGGGCACAGGGGGCCGCCGCGATAAGAAGAACGATGGCACGATACAGGTACTCATCCCATCCGTACCCGAGTGTTCCTGGAACGATGACGAGAAGAACAGCTGCAATGAAGACAAGCGGAGTATAGCGTTCACCAAACCGCTCGATGAAGCGTTGTGTCCTGCCCTTCCTCTCCTGTGCCTCCTGAACCTGGTGAATCATTTTTGAGATTGAGTTTTCTTTGTATGGTGCCGTCACCTCCACGATCAGCATCCCTGTATGGTTCCCGGTCGCAGCAAAGACCGGATCACCGGGAGAGCGTCGAACAGACAGGGATTCTCCGGTAACCGCCGCCTCATCAACCTCGGAGATCCCTGACAGGATGATGCCATCGGTTGGGATCATCTCACCGGGGCGGACAACAAAATGATCCCCGGGGAGGAGTTCTTCAGCCGGTATGGTGACTTCATTTCCACTTTGAATCACCCGTGCCTCTTTTGGAGCAAGCTTGAGAAGCTCCCGGATTGATGAGTGGGTTTTGGCGAAGGTATATCCCTCAATACCCTCTGCAATTCCATAGAGAACGACCAGAATCGCCGCTTCGTCAAAGAGACCAAGTGCTATTGCACCTGAGGTGGCCGCAATCATCAGGAATTCGATACCGATCCTCCGGTGTTGAACCAGCTCCTCGACTCCCTCTCGTGCCCAGTGATAGCCGCCAAGAAGGATGGCGATCCCAAAGAGCGGGAGCCCCATCCACCCGTCTATGACTGATACATAAAGGAGAATACCATGTATCAGCACCAGCACCCCTGCCAGAAGGGCATTCCTCAACGGAGGAAACAGATACCAGGGTCCGTTATAGTCGATACGACAACAGCAATGTCCCATGTCAGACCTCGCACTTCATCTATAGAACCAGATACACTTTTTATACCAATAAACCAGAACGTTACTCAAAGGATATCTGGTTTCCATGACGCAAGAGAATCTCCCTCAGGATATCTGCTTCTGCCCACTCTATGGGCTCCTCGATGTGATAGGAAAGAAATGGGCGCTTTTGATCATCG
It encodes:
- a CDS encoding AraC family transcriptional regulator, with the translated sequence MNLSAPDVLDIDPKEVVYVSFVGNYIGNASVFEKLFGTLCGWAGDKHMFGPETRLLSAYYDDPDTTPPEELRVDVCMTIPPGIEIPLDGEIQRQTLPGGKYAVMRAELTGPEEYSPAWYAIAGWINENNLELDLSRPGYEIYLNSPDEDPEKLHRVEICLALK
- a CDS encoding heavy metal translocating P-type ATPase encodes the protein MGHCCCRIDYNGPWYLFPPLRNALLAGVLVLIHGILLYVSVIDGWMGLPLFGIAILLGGYHWAREGVEELVQHRRIGIEFLMIAATSGAIALGLFDEAAILVVLYGIAEGIEGYTFAKTHSSIRELLKLAPKEARVIQSGNEVTIPAEELLPGDHFVVRPGEMIPTDGIILSGISEVDEAAVTGESLSVRRSPGDPVFAATGNHTGMLIVEVTAPYKENSISKMIHQVQEAQERKGRTQRFIERFGERYTPLVFIAAVLLVIVPGTLGYGWDEYLYRAIVLLIAAAPCALVISTPVAVAAGIGTAGRRGILIKGGIHLENLGTVRAVAFDKTGTLTTGTPGITDVISFARSEEETLRYAASVEHCSTHPLASAIRKEAEDRGFARYEITDGCVTNGTGVHAMIRGEQISVGRPDLFPVTSHQISVIDTLRNEGKTVVLVGTEHEIYGAIALRDQIRPVASAVFEELRRMDVAVIMLTGDTKETADAVASSLGITEVRSGLLPEEKIAEIRRLKERYGGVMMVGDGINDAPALAEATVGIAMGAIGSDVAIEAADVALMADDLGRIPDAIQYGKKSRSIIGQNIIFSCIVLGLMIPAAALGIMGVAVAVILHEVSELLAVANGLRMAELRG